One window from the genome of Acinetobacter lanii encodes:
- the tolQ gene encoding protein TolQ: MATQLESSIHISDLILQASPVVQLVMLILVLASLLSWYLIAKLHMTYKKAQQGDDHFQKIFWSGAELNTLYNNAQVNSKREGLEDIFYQGMGEFLKLKKSKADTAPTIDGTERILRVGLSRDQSNMEQGLGTLASIGSVAPYIGLFGTVWGIMNAFIGLAQVEQVTLATVAPGIAEALIATAIGLFAAIPAVLAFNHFTSKSEEVYSERALFAEEMVALLQRQSVGKTQETE, encoded by the coding sequence ATGGCAACACAACTAGAATCTTCAATTCACATCTCAGATTTAATTTTACAAGCAAGTCCTGTGGTTCAATTGGTCATGCTGATTTTGGTATTGGCATCACTCCTGAGTTGGTACTTAATTGCCAAGTTACATATGACCTATAAGAAAGCCCAACAAGGCGATGACCATTTCCAAAAAATCTTTTGGTCAGGTGCTGAGTTAAATACCCTGTATAACAACGCACAAGTCAACTCTAAGCGTGAAGGTCTTGAAGATATTTTTTATCAAGGCATGGGTGAGTTCTTAAAACTTAAAAAATCCAAAGCGGACACTGCACCCACCATTGATGGTACAGAACGTATTTTACGTGTCGGTTTAAGCCGTGACCAAAGCAATATGGAGCAAGGTCTAGGTACACTTGCAAGTATTGGTTCAGTTGCACCCTATATTGGTCTATTTGGTACAGTATGGGGCATCATGAATGCCTTTATTGGTTTGGCTCAAGTGGAACAAGTGACTTTAGCAACTGTTGCACCGGGTATTGCCGAAGCCTTAATTGCAACTGCCATTGGACTTTTTGCTGCGATTCCTGCGGTGCTGGCATTTAACCATTTCACCTCAAAAAGTGAAGAGGTTTATTCGGAACGTGCATTGTTTGCAGAAGAAATGGTGGCGC